In Phycisphaerae bacterium, a genomic segment contains:
- the rnk gene encoding nucleoside diphosphate kinase regulator codes for MAKRTIFITQQDARRLREWLCIAEKRYEKDRENLELLRRELRQAQVVEPDEVPPDVVTMHSQVRLADPRTEHESCCTLVFPEDAVANHNRISVLAPLGAAILGCRAGDVIRFQVPGGRRTIRILEVPYQPEAAGHFHL; via the coding sequence ATGGCGAAACGGACGATCTTCATCACGCAACAGGATGCACGACGGCTGCGGGAATGGCTGTGCATCGCGGAAAAACGGTACGAGAAGGACCGGGAGAATCTGGAGTTGCTGCGCCGCGAACTGCGGCAGGCCCAGGTGGTCGAGCCGGACGAGGTCCCCCCGGATGTCGTCACCATGCACTCCCAGGTGCGCCTCGCCGACCCGCGGACGGAGCATGAGAGCTGCTGCACCCTCGTGTTTCCCGAGGACGCTGTGGCCAACCACAATCGCATCTCGGTCCTCGCCCCGCTCGGCGCAGCCATCCTGGGTTGCCGGGCCGGCGACGTCATCCGGTTTCAGGTGCCCGGCGGCCGGCGCACCATCCGAATCCTGGAAGTGCCTTACCAGCCCGAGGCGGCTGGACACTTCCACCTGTGA
- a CDS encoding DUF2284 domain-containing protein yields MPRRTPVHTRRPPAQLAAFCDTAVRLGAKRAVFVRPADVVTGGWVRWKCQFGCGGFGSSRMCPPHTPTPEQTRRLLDEYKHAILFEAALGTSKKIAVKLERAVFLAGHYKALGLGAGPCPLCATCAFEKGCRHPQQARPAMEACGIDVYATARRHGFTINVVRSRRDPQHYFGLVLIE; encoded by the coding sequence ATGCCTCGACGAACTCCCGTGCACACCCGCCGGCCACCTGCCCAGCTCGCGGCCTTCTGCGACACCGCCGTCCGGCTGGGCGCGAAACGGGCGGTCTTCGTCCGCCCGGCCGACGTGGTGACTGGTGGCTGGGTGCGCTGGAAATGCCAATTCGGCTGCGGCGGCTTCGGTTCCAGCCGCATGTGTCCGCCGCACACGCCGACGCCGGAGCAGACGCGTCGCCTGCTCGATGAGTACAAGCACGCCATCCTTTTTGAGGCGGCCCTCGGCACGTCGAAGAAGATCGCCGTCAAGCTGGAACGCGCGGTATTCCTGGCGGGTCACTACAAGGCACTGGGGCTGGGCGCCGGCCCGTGTCCGTTGTGCGCGACCTGCGCGTTCGAAAAGGGCTGCCGGCACCCGCAACAGGCGCGCCCGGCAATGGAAGCCTGCGGCATCGATGTCTACGCCACGGCGCGCCGGCACGGCTTCACCATCAATGTCGTGCGCAGCCGCCGCGACCCGCAACACTACTTCGGGCTTGTCCTGATCGAGTGA
- a CDS encoding potassium/proton antiporter, with the protein MHTALLLGAFGVLLAFSALFSRALERLGIPVVLLFLVLGMLAGSEGLGGIAFEDYRFAFRMGTAALVLILLDGGLCTSVDAVRRSFVPAGILATVGVVGTAALVAGGGYLFGLAWPAAALLGAIVSSTDVATVFAVLRGGRLNLAPRVATTLEVESGANDPMAVILTTIVTDWIMGGPLHLWSVVLHVPLQLGIGLLVGLAVGWLTRRVLLRARLPASGFLPVLTIAAAFLEFGLATLAQGSGFLAVYVGAIVLGNGPLPYRAGLYHVHHALGWLSQIAMFLMLGLLVFPSQIWPVAGTGLALAFGLTFVIRPLIVALCVLPLRFPAKETVYLGCVGLRGAVPIILAVFPLLSGVPEALNVFNIVFFFVVINALIPGAGIRWLTRKLGLQVPETPRPAAVLEINSTRLLRGELLSFFITDVLAVCGARLAEVVFPPGASAVLLVRGDELIAPRGDTRLQSQDHVYVFCRPEDRAYMELLFGRPLEDTVEGGTPQPGRER; encoded by the coding sequence ATGCACACCGCGTTGCTGCTGGGCGCCTTCGGCGTGCTGCTGGCGTTCAGCGCGCTGTTCAGCCGAGCGCTGGAGCGGCTGGGCATTCCGGTGGTGCTGCTGTTTCTGGTGCTTGGAATGCTGGCGGGCTCGGAGGGCCTCGGCGGTATCGCGTTCGAGGATTACCGGTTTGCCTTTCGCATGGGCACGGCGGCGCTGGTGCTGATCCTGCTCGACGGCGGGCTGTGCACCAGCGTGGACGCTGTCCGCCGCAGCTTCGTGCCGGCGGGCATTCTGGCAACGGTCGGCGTGGTCGGGACCGCCGCGCTGGTCGCCGGCGGCGGTTACTTGTTCGGGCTGGCCTGGCCCGCGGCGGCGCTGCTGGGCGCCATCGTCTCGTCGACGGACGTGGCCACCGTGTTCGCGGTATTGCGGGGCGGGCGTCTGAACCTGGCCCCGCGCGTGGCCACGACCCTGGAGGTGGAGTCGGGCGCGAACGACCCGATGGCGGTGATCCTCACGACGATAGTCACGGATTGGATCATGGGGGGCCCCCTGCACTTGTGGTCCGTGGTGCTGCATGTGCCGCTGCAACTGGGCATCGGACTGCTGGTGGGCCTCGCCGTCGGCTGGTTGACCCGGCGGGTGCTGTTGCGCGCCCGGTTGCCGGCATCCGGGTTCCTGCCGGTGCTGACGATCGCCGCCGCCTTCCTCGAGTTCGGCCTGGCGACGCTGGCGCAGGGGAGCGGCTTTCTCGCGGTGTACGTGGGCGCAATCGTTCTGGGCAACGGGCCGCTGCCGTACCGCGCTGGCTTGTACCACGTTCATCACGCGCTGGGCTGGCTGAGTCAGATCGCGATGTTCCTGATGCTGGGGCTGTTGGTGTTTCCGTCGCAGATTTGGCCCGTCGCCGGAACCGGCCTTGCTTTGGCGTTCGGCTTGACGTTCGTGATCCGGCCCCTGATTGTGGCGCTGTGTGTACTGCCGTTGCGCTTTCCGGCGAAAGAGACCGTGTATCTCGGGTGTGTGGGGCTGCGGGGCGCTGTGCCGATCATCCTGGCCGTGTTTCCCCTGCTGAGCGGGGTGCCGGAGGCACTCAACGTCTTCAACATCGTGTTCTTTTTCGTGGTCATCAATGCGCTCATCCCCGGGGCCGGGATTCGCTGGCTCACGCGGAAGCTCGGTCTGCAGGTGCCGGAGACGCCCCGGCCCGCCGCTGTGCTGGAGATCAACTCGACCCGCCTGTTACGGGGCGAGCTCTTGTCGTTTTTCATCACCGACGTGCTCGCGGTTTGCGGCGCGCGGCTGGCGGAGGTCGTTTTCCCGCCGGGGGCGTCGGCCGTATTGCTGGTGCGCGGCGACGAGCTGATTGCGCCGCGCGGCGACACGCGGCTGCAGTCGCAGGACCACGTCTACGTGTTCTGCCGGCCGGAGGACCGTGCGTACATGGAGCTCCTGTTCGGACGCCCGCTGGAGGACACGGTGGAGGGGGGCACCCCGCAGCCGGGGCGAGAACGCTGA
- a CDS encoding histidinol-phosphatase, whose product MPLCRKSLVAMLVLTCGVGALVADERREIRFPDIPGYVTLKCDFHTHTVFSDGNVWPTVRVNEAWREGLDVLAISDHIEYRPHKQDVSDNLNRSYELMAERARQQGLLLIRGAEITHDTPPGHFNAIFLSDITPLNTTDFYAQFEQAAQQKAFIFWNHPGWQGVERGRWGEEQTRLYEKGWLKGIEICNEFDYYREAHEYALEKNLTLLGNSDIHDPSPTTPWTPEQHRTLTLVFAQERSLDAVQAALVDRRTAVWCQNRLYGREPEVAALFAASVRVHAPHHRAGDDVWLRIDNACELDLELERSGSVGPQRLRLPARASINVRLRSTTSAPVEGLAYKVTNMWIGPDQPLPVQLSIPRP is encoded by the coding sequence ATGCCGTTGTGCCGAAAGTCACTCGTAGCAATGCTGGTCCTGACCTGTGGCGTCGGTGCCCTGGTGGCGGACGAGCGGCGTGAAATCCGCTTCCCGGACATACCCGGGTACGTGACGCTGAAGTGCGACTTCCATACGCATACGGTGTTCTCCGACGGAAACGTGTGGCCGACCGTACGCGTCAACGAGGCCTGGCGCGAGGGCCTCGACGTACTGGCCATCTCGGACCACATCGAATACCGCCCGCACAAGCAGGACGTCAGCGACAATCTCAACCGCTCGTATGAATTGATGGCGGAACGCGCCCGGCAGCAGGGCCTCCTCCTCATCCGCGGCGCCGAGATCACGCACGACACGCCGCCGGGTCACTTCAACGCCATCTTCCTCTCCGACATCACGCCCCTGAACACAACCGATTTCTATGCGCAGTTCGAGCAGGCCGCCCAGCAGAAGGCGTTCATCTTCTGGAACCACCCCGGCTGGCAGGGCGTAGAGCGCGGCCGCTGGGGCGAGGAACAGACCCGGCTCTACGAGAAGGGTTGGCTCAAGGGAATCGAAATCTGCAACGAGTTTGACTACTATCGCGAGGCCCACGAGTACGCGCTGGAGAAGAACCTGACGTTGCTGGGTAACTCCGACATCCACGACCCGTCGCCTACCACGCCGTGGACGCCCGAGCAGCACCGCACGCTCACGCTCGTGTTCGCCCAGGAACGCTCGCTCGATGCGGTTCAGGCTGCCCTGGTGGACCGACGCACCGCCGTCTGGTGTCAGAACCGTCTCTACGGCCGTGAGCCGGAAGTGGCCGCGCTCTTCGCCGCGTCCGTCCGCGTTCATGCCCCGCACCATCGTGCCGGCGACGATGTCTGGCTCCGGATCGACAACGCCTGCGAACTCGATCTGGAGCTGGAGCGGAGCGGCAGCGTCGGACCGCAGCGCCTGCGCCTGCCCGCCCGCGCGAGCATCAACGTTCGGCTGCGCAGCACGACGTCCGCCCCTGTGGAGGGCCTGGCCTACAAGGTCACCAACATGTGGATCGGCCCCGATCAGCCGCTGCCCGTGCAACTGTCCATCCCGCGGCCATGA
- a CDS encoding HPF/RaiA family ribosome-associated protein: MRIEITAQNMVLTDALRELVHTRLHYALGRLARRIAALQVSFEDVHGPRGGVDVECRIQVRLRPGGAVNVSATRVHPGAALGEAAQRAARCVKSRLRRRWMLRRRPQAALTGGSAV; this comes from the coding sequence ATGCGGATCGAGATCACCGCGCAGAACATGGTACTGACCGACGCGCTGCGTGAACTGGTGCACACGCGCCTGCACTACGCCTTGGGCCGCCTGGCCCGCCGGATCGCGGCGCTGCAGGTCAGCTTCGAGGACGTACACGGCCCGCGCGGCGGCGTCGACGTGGAATGTCGCATCCAGGTACGGCTGCGGCCCGGCGGCGCGGTCAATGTGTCGGCCACCCGCGTCCACCCGGGCGCGGCCCTCGGTGAGGCGGCGCAGCGCGCCGCGCGGTGCGTCAAATCCCGCCTGCGGCGGCGCTGGATGCTGCGCCGCCGCCCACAGGCGGCACTCACCGGTGGTTCCGCCGTGTAG